The genomic region GCGCAAGCTGAGCAGCCTGGCCTGAGGCGTTTTTTCGCGGTTTCGGGACCGGCTGGCTTCCCTTTTTCCAGCGAGTTGTATAATTTAGGCATACTTGGTTGTCAAAATCCGGGCTTAGCAAGCACGCACCCTTTTTCAGGAGTGGTAGAGCACTATGGCAGTGGCATTGAGCGAAAAGGCCGCCAACGAAGTCAAGCGGATCATGCAGGAACAGAAGTTCGACGAGGACACGGTCCTGCGCGTCGGCGTGGCGGGCGGCGGCTGCAGCGGCTTTCAATACAGCCTCGGCTTCGACAAGACCTACGATGAAAAGGTCGACAGCAAGTACGACTATCACGGCGTGACGGTGGTCGTCGACAAGAAGAGCGCGCTGTATCTCGACGGCACGACGGTCGACTTCTACGAAGGCCTGGAGAAGCGCGGCTTCACCTTCGACAACCCCAACGCGGTCAAGAGCTGCGGCTGCGGCAGTTCGTTCCAGGCCTGATCGGCCGCCGCGAGAAAACGCGAAACCCACCGATCCCCTCGCCGCGCGCCGTTGCGGCCGAGGGGATGTTCATATCGAGATTGACGATGGCTGGCCGAAGGACAGTACGCTGAATCCGAACGCAGCAGGAATTTGCTGGAATTGCGCATAGCGGGACTGAATCGCTTCCTCGAAGAGCGAGCGACGACCGACGAGACGGCGTGGATCCGCTCATTCCGAGCCTGGGTTCGCGAAACCTTCTCGACGGGCGGTACAGGATGATTCTGCGCCGCCTTGCGGCTGAACCGCATAGCAGGGCGTTCCCTACGGAAATTCCTTGACGCGCCGCTGAATGGTATCGCCACCCTGCGGCTGATCGCCGAGCAGGACCGCATCGACGCTCGTCGCCGCTGCACGCAAGTGCTGAAAGTTCGCTTCGATATGCTCTCGCATGGCCTGGCTGGCGAGCCGCGCATCGCCGGCTACGACGGCGGCCAGAATGTCGGCGTGGTGACGATGGGCGAGGGCCGCGCCGTGGCGGCCCAGCGTCTGCCGCCGGCTCTCGATGAGCAATTCCTGAATCGGCGCCAGCACCAGGTGGAACATCGCGTTGCCGGTGGCTTCGGCGAGAATCGCGTGAAAATCAAGGTCGGCCTTGAGGTGCGCTTTGAGCGATTTGGCCGGGTTTCCCAAAGTCTGCTGCGTCTCTTCGAGCGAAGCGAGCTGAACCTCGGTGCGATGAATCGCCGCCGACGCCGCGATGGCCGTCTCCAAAGGCAACCGCACGGCGGCTAGGTCTTCCAACCGGCAATCCGACCAGCGCAGCAAACGCTGATAGCCGACCGAAATCTGCCGGCCGCTCGGCGCGGCGACCCGCGTGCCCGAACCTTGGATGCTGCGAACCAGGCCCAGGCCGGCCAACCGGCCGATCGCCTCGCGAACGACGGTGCGGCTGACCCCCAGTTGCGTGCTGATCTCTCGCTCCGAGGGCAGCGGATCGCCGGGATTGAGACCGCCGCTTAGGATCTTATCTTCCAAAGCCTGGACGACTTCCGACACGCGATCGACGCGGGACATGACCGACCTCTGTACCGTTGATGCGCCTGCGGCGCGATGCACTTCATCCTAGCCAGCGGCACGCGACAAATCGAGCATTGCCGGGCGGCGTCCTGAGTTGTGGTGCGGGCGGGACGCCTGCTTCGTCACAGGCGGGACGCCTCCACGACAGGTAATTTGTAGTTGGAACGACGCTCTCTTCCGCTAACTGACCGCGCCGCCGAGAAACTGGATATATAAAAGATTCTTAATTGCAATTATTATGACAGGCGCTTACCGGAAACCGAATTGGAAAGAATGGCGGATAGCATGTCGGGCTGCGGATGCTTTATTCGATTGAACGCTGAGGATGTCGTCGACTTGAGTGGACCGCTCATGCAGGATTTCGATGTCGCCCAATCGCAAAAAAGCCGTCGAAGCCGATTCTCTCCGTGCCAAAACGCTGGAACTCAAAAAGACCCAACGCCGGCTCTTGCAACAACTCGACAAGAGCATTCGCAGCTCCGAGCAGTGCCTGAAAAAGGCGAAATTGCCGCGGCAATGAAGCCCCGCGGCGCAATCCGGCGCCCGGCGTCTCGCCCGTCGAACAACCCCAGTCGCATCCGCTGCTGCGCGCGCCTCGGGCCATTTTCGAC from Pirellulales bacterium harbors:
- a CDS encoding FadR/GntR family transcriptional regulator translates to MSRVDRVSEVVQALEDKILSGGLNPGDPLPSEREISTQLGVSRTVVREAIGRLAGLGLVRSIQGSGTRVAAPSGRQISVGYQRLLRWSDCRLEDLAAVRLPLETAIAASAAIHRTEVQLASLEETQQTLGNPAKSLKAHLKADLDFHAILAEATGNAMFHLVLAPIQELLIESRRQTLGRHGAALAHRHHADILAAVVAGDARLASQAMREHIEANFQHLRAAATSVDAVLLGDQPQGGDTIQRRVKEFP
- a CDS encoding iron-sulfur cluster assembly accessory protein, with protein sequence MAVALSEKAANEVKRIMQEQKFDEDTVLRVGVAGGGCSGFQYSLGFDKTYDEKVDSKYDYHGVTVVVDKKSALYLDGTTVDFYEGLEKRGFTFDNPNAVKSCGCGSSFQA